Sequence from the Sardina pilchardus chromosome 15, fSarPil1.1, whole genome shotgun sequence genome:
gacttataattcgccccctttatttattaatataaaaattGTTGCGCGCGCGACACACCAcattcttgtcccccccaatgctaactacgttcctacgcgcctggttaaagctagttgtatgagtgattagccattgcagaccatacggtattatgctagctcacaataacctttaaataggcttattttggtcatatcgacttaataaaacctgttaatatagtcgatgaactgcttatttcttacatgtctgaagcaattgGTCCAACACCTATTtaagttgctgtgttaactttctttgggtgtgatcgcggcacataaaaataatccataactcgcaatcaTAATTGCTCGTGCATGCGCTATAAAATCAGTTCATTTTGCCAGAGACCGGTGTTACAACTAACTCTATTACTGTCTATGCAATAACCCGCACAGGTCtaggtcatgttttttattttcatttaattgcatttgctgtgactatacaaatcaaatggcactcatgttaacttgaaacagatcgagggactgacgaaatgaatgacatgtgattgaagtctacacattcaaatttcacgaagcaaagttaaacaaacagaactgcagttgcagttttaaaaataggctaatagcctacaaatcgcgatgcttgaatttggcacttttttgcttaatatctctggttgtaggctatttgcagtagaccattcatatttggatggctataggcctacgattgtatttaattaggtaggctacaaatgttttattctcaatacatggtctacggaaacgtaatagtctatcaaagtatcaatagggcaacttttaacacgctccgccagcgcgcccacttggaattgtaacctaacgtcaccaggcgcaaaattgtcacagatgaatgacgtgtgggacgcattgcactggaatatccgatttgtctgtttagactgtagacacatgcacacaaatccgatccatatctgatttaaaaccacatacgaaaggggcctgtatccgatctgaggagatcggaattcatgtgttttttttctgtttacactgtcgtggcacagatcggatgcgtgccacatgagagcaaaaaatcggatctgggtcacttcaaacttgcagtctaaacgcagcctaagTGTCTTGGGCATAAAAACATTGCATCTCGTTAGTGTGGGGACACACGGtagcacacataacacacatttaGCACATGTGCAGCAGACATGCAAATACAAGTTATTATACAATTATTCAAGTCTAAGTCAATCATTGTGTTTTCAGACTGGAATTCAAAtagaagaagggaaagagactCAGCAACATCATTTTGGGCCGTAGGGGTAAGATGGTGTTTTGTGAATGAGAATGAATGAGAAAAATGGGCTCAGTACAATTTGCCTAACTGTATTGTCACTGTAAAACTATTAAGACTTATGATTGTGAATTCAAAAATGACTGTTGACACAGATTTTGAGAGCACATGATGAGTAAttgtatttaatttttttgttttgatttttgtaGAATTTGAGTGCCAGAATCTACACTTTGTTTCCAGTGATCTGCCATACCCTTATCAATATCACCTTGATCGCTGAGTTCATTTCAACATTTTTCTTGTGAGTTGATTGTTTTGGTGTTGCCACAGCCTGGCTGTCTACTTCACCACTGTACTCTTCAATTCTGCAAGTTGATTAATACCACCACAATTTTAAAACTTCATAGATTGTGTAACATGCCAATTCTTTTTTGTATGATAACATTTACCTTAAAATGCCATTTATCTAAATAAATAATTTCAGTGTTTACAGGACAGCTACACCTGGCGTGTAACTGAAGCGATCCATTTGTGACgtgtatgctgcagcagttaattatcactataatcaattgaagtagctacaccagacacgaCAGTGGGGCGTACgttcgaaaaaaaatagaccggtcttctaaaatgtgttttatgcATTGCGAAtggagcgcttcagttacgcgcctggtgcaGCTTCCCTGTAAATGTGCTGGTGTTTACAACAATGACAATATGCATTCTAGGCTTTGTGGCAGAACCCAAAACCCAACAACAGATCCCTCAATTTCATCAACGTTTGCAAATGGTACGATTAATCAAATACAATTGTCAGGGATTTGAAAGAAATATTTAGAAGttcagtgagagtgagagaaaggttGTTATTTTATAGTCAGTGGTTAAATGTCAAAGATACAGATGACATGTAATCTGTTTCCTCAAGATAGCAAGGCTCAAACTAATGTTCCTTGAAGAATCTTTTTAGAAAAGACCCATCATATCTACCATAGTGAGGATGGTTTGATTTTCCTTATAATTTTATGAGAGGTTGTGAAATAATATTAAAGGAGGTAATTGAATTATGTCTAAAAAGGATGTCTTAGTTAGGAGTTTTTAACAGCATAGCATGAAGTTAttttaagcatacagtatataaaatataaaatatgtgTGCTTAGTTTAATTAATTAGTTAAGTGATTAGTGATTAATGAATTAGTAATCTTAGTTAATTGTTATACAAAATAACAATGCCCACCCATGTTAATGATTAATCTGTCCTCCCAGCAGTGCACAATAGTCCATCAGTGAACTAATCTCCTAATTTCCTCTCTAGATTCAACCACATTCAAGGTACCTCATAAATTCCAACAGGTATTTGAATCAACAGTTTCAACAACAATCTCTCATCGAGTAAATATGAAATGCCAGTAACATCCACTGGACTTGTGTGAGAATCTCCCTTTGCTTTCGTACAGGAGACTCTATcagttaaataatacaaatgtcaGACATTGGTGGCCATATGATAGCTTTAGTTTGTGCACAAGACGCTATGGACTGACTTCACAGTTTGCCGTTATTCAAATTATGCTAAATATTCCAATATGATAAAATATTTTTGATGTTGTGTCTTTAAAAGATCTCTACATGCTCTGATTTACCTATGATGCTTTGTTTGGTTTATTCCAGGTTGCTGCTGTAGCTTTGCCTATTTCACACTTCCTCCATGCTGAGGGGGCACTTTTCCTGTTGGGTTACAAAAGGGATTTGATAAGTCACTTGGTAGGTCAAACCCTTTACTTAaagttattttttcattttattttcattttagaagTTATTTTTGGTAAATAGCTTTGACAAATATTTAAAAACCTACTTGGTTATTGGTTAAAAGAAAAAGTTAAACATCTTGATTTAAGTTCCAGATAATGCGCAGACATTTGGATTcagtctcctctcttttttgtctccTCAGGCATACAAGATGTTGTCACTTTTCTCCCTGTGTGCAGTCATCATTGCATTAGTTTTCTTCCTTCTGTGTAACCATGTATGTATATTTTTCATCATAACAGCCTTGTATTTGCTTTCTGACACTCTGGCTAGGTTTTGGGCGATATAGACTTGAACTAGTATGCAGGCTTTTTTCTTCATTACCTCCACTAAGgagattatgttttcatcggggtttgtttgtttgttcgtttgtctgtctgtctgtctgtctgtctgtctgtctgtctgtctgtctgtctgtccgtctgtctgtagCCTACTGATCTGATTCAGATTCATTGTGCTAGTGTTGTAAATACATGACTATTGCCCATACATCAGTTGTAACCTGCATATAAGCATGACCTTTGAGGTGTCTGGGGTAAACAGCATATAATGCAGTAGTCTGCCACCCTGTCGATAGCATAACAATGTTAAGTTAGACACAACTTTTCTCATGTACTGTCTCCTCAGGACACGTCCAAATTTGAAAGAAAGTTTATTGACTCCAAGAGCTAAAATGGAGTATgtaaatacagtacacagtacatGGAGTATGTATACTTAAACAACAGCCTAAAACAATTACCCAATGAACTTTTCATCAAGTAGCTCTGAACTCCCCATTTGTTAATACTTGGACAAACTAATACTTGGACATTACTAATTCACAATATCAGAAGAGGGGTTGAGTAAGGTTGTATTTGATGTGGAATGACCCATTAaaaagtactgtgtgtgtgtgtctgtgtgtctgtgtctgtctagacaACTGCATCTGCCCTTACAGGTGTTGCGATGATTTTGAGTCTCATTCAAACAATCGCTGCATTCCTCCTTTGTGGTCCGAGCCATGAACTGTAAGTATCAGTGAACTGATTCGAATTTCAGCTCATCAGCATTCAGCAATAACACTTACAAACTCAAGGATGTGAGAGAGGTGGAAGTTGAATGTTGTGCTCTTGTGGTTTTCAGGAGGGACATCATGATGTGGGTCCTCAGGACTCTGGCCGCCTTACAGGCAACTTTCACAGGTAAACAATATCATTAtgttcatacacacgcacattacTATGTTCATAAAAGAATAAGTGAGTGACCCATTCTAGAGTTTAGtacggtggccgagaagggCCAAATGCGCTCAGTTAGAGAAAgcagtttcaaatacaaaatgatGCGAATGAACAAAAGTACAAACAGAGAAACGTGGTAC
This genomic interval carries:
- the LOC134102638 gene encoding uncharacterized protein LOC134102638; this encodes MLSLFSLCAVIIALVFFLLYNHTTVSALTGVAMILSFIQTIAAFLLCGPSHELRDIMMWVLRTLATLQATFTVAGIFVFQAFEYGGCTCFQYMMAVSTVWILVFCGICVMLNCIYWNSNRRRERDSATSFWAVGNLSARIYTLFPVICHTLINITLIAEFISTFFLLCGRTQNPTTDPSISSTFANDSTTFKVPHKFQQVAAVALPISHFLHAEGALFLLGYKRDLISHLAYKMLSLFSLCAVIIALVFFLLCNHTTASALTGVAMILSLIQTIAAFLLCGPSHELRDIMMWVLRTLAALQATFTVAGICVFQVFEYGGCTCFESMLTSSMVCTLVFCGFWVVLTHIEMTSRKRPICVSHRLWVTESSRWSR